The Phytohabitans houttuyneae genome has a segment encoding these proteins:
- a CDS encoding MFS transporter: MATRDTHNLRSVLAVRGFRRLLGVRLSSQLADGLFQAALAGSVLFNPDRQTSAMAIAAGSALLVTPYSLIGPFVGVFLDRWSRRQLVVFTNLLRAALVLPAAALINGGGKGVAFVVVAFAIIGLNRFLLAGLSAAVPHVVEDRRLVTANSLSGTLGSICFSAGLGIAVLLINVLVSAGDSGYAVMALVAPIGYVASALLAWRSFRVDELGPDHVTAPKRAPMHSAIGDVVRGMGDGLAHLASKRGAAYTMAAKAGFRALFGVLTLAMLLLYRNYFVTDDDVHDSITGLAFVVVAGTLGVMVAALVTPPVTRRIGGWRWVAGLIAGIAIALPLTVSSFTQPLLVVAVFCVNIAAQGTKIVVDTSIQHECDDDYRGRVFAVNDTTYNLSYVLGLFAAALTLPADGHSPTAVFIVAAGFALIAGWYAVVAGRWARRVGDDIAQPDPVPTPVG, translated from the coding sequence ATGGCCACCCGCGACACCCACAACCTCCGCTCCGTGCTCGCCGTCCGCGGCTTCCGGAGACTGCTGGGCGTGCGGCTGTCCAGCCAGCTCGCGGACGGCCTCTTCCAGGCCGCCCTCGCCGGCAGCGTGCTGTTCAACCCGGACCGGCAGACCAGCGCCATGGCGATCGCCGCGGGCTCGGCGCTGCTCGTCACGCCGTACTCGCTGATCGGGCCCTTCGTCGGCGTGTTCCTGGACCGGTGGAGCCGGCGCCAGCTGGTGGTCTTCACCAACCTGCTGCGGGCCGCGCTGGTGCTGCCCGCGGCCGCCCTGATCAACGGCGGCGGCAAGGGGGTCGCGTTCGTGGTGGTGGCGTTCGCGATCATCGGGCTCAACCGCTTCCTGCTGGCCGGCCTGTCCGCGGCGGTGCCGCACGTCGTCGAGGACCGGCGCCTGGTCACCGCCAACTCGCTGTCCGGCACCCTCGGATCGATCTGCTTCTCCGCCGGCCTCGGCATCGCCGTCCTGCTGATCAACGTGCTGGTCTCCGCGGGCGACTCCGGCTACGCGGTGATGGCGCTGGTCGCACCCATCGGGTACGTGGCGTCCGCGCTGCTCGCGTGGCGCTCGTTCCGGGTCGACGAGCTCGGGCCCGACCACGTGACCGCCCCTAAGCGCGCACCGATGCACTCGGCGATCGGCGACGTGGTGCGCGGCATGGGCGACGGCCTGGCACACCTGGCGAGCAAGCGCGGCGCGGCGTACACGATGGCGGCCAAGGCGGGCTTCCGCGCGCTGTTCGGGGTGCTGACGCTCGCCATGCTGCTGCTGTACCGCAACTACTTCGTCACCGACGACGACGTGCACGACTCGATCACGGGGCTGGCCTTCGTGGTGGTGGCCGGCACCCTGGGCGTGATGGTCGCCGCGCTGGTCACGCCGCCGGTGACCCGCCGGATCGGCGGCTGGCGGTGGGTCGCGGGCCTGATCGCCGGGATCGCGATCGCGCTGCCGCTGACCGTGTCCTCCTTCACCCAGCCACTGCTCGTGGTGGCGGTCTTCTGCGTCAACATCGCGGCGCAAGGCACCAAGATCGTGGTGGACACGTCGATCCAGCACGAGTGCGACGACGACTACCGCGGCCGTGTCTTCGCCGTCAACGACACGACCTACAACCTCTCGTACGTCCTCGGCCTCTTCGCCGCCGCCCTCACCCTCCCCGCCGACGGCCACTCCCCCACGGCGGTGTTCATCGTCGCCGCCGGGTTCGCGCTGATAGCCGGCTGGTACGCCGTGGTCGCCGGCCGCTGGGCCCGCCGCGTGGGCGACGACATAGCCCAACCCGACCCCGTCCCCACCCCCGTCGGCTAG
- a CDS encoding phosphotriesterase family protein yields MTEVRTVLGPVPAGRLGAVDAHEHLFLRTPALPGDEFDDLERMVTEAGQVRASGIGTIVDLTPIGLGREPAKLAALSERSGVHVVAATGFHRDAHYPAGHWAHREPVQTLVEVMLADLERGMDGRDWQGPLPAPTPHRAGVIKLGASYQRISASEARRMAAGAEAARRTGVPVAVHCEVGTMGHEILQSLSDGGVAASRVLLAHLDRNPDPDLHADLAARGAWLLYDTVGRVKYRPESALLDLIERVVSAGHGDRVLLGTDVGRRSMLRAYGGGPGMAVLGETFAPRLAARLGQALVDQILVANPAAALTPTRG; encoded by the coding sequence GTGACCGAGGTGCGGACCGTCCTCGGCCCCGTGCCGGCCGGGCGGCTCGGCGCGGTCGACGCGCACGAGCACCTGTTCCTGCGGACGCCGGCGCTGCCCGGCGACGAGTTCGACGACCTGGAGCGGATGGTCACCGAGGCCGGCCAGGTGCGCGCCTCCGGCATCGGGACCATCGTCGACCTGACGCCCATCGGGCTGGGCCGCGAGCCCGCCAAGCTCGCCGCGCTGAGCGAGCGCTCAGGCGTGCACGTGGTCGCCGCGACCGGCTTCCACCGCGACGCGCACTACCCGGCCGGGCACTGGGCGCACCGCGAGCCGGTCCAGACGCTGGTCGAGGTGATGCTCGCCGACCTCGAGCGGGGCATGGACGGCCGCGACTGGCAGGGCCCGCTGCCGGCGCCCACCCCGCACCGGGCGGGCGTCATCAAGCTCGGCGCGTCGTACCAGCGGATCAGCGCCTCCGAGGCCCGGCGCATGGCCGCCGGCGCCGAGGCGGCCCGGCGCACCGGCGTCCCGGTCGCGGTGCACTGCGAGGTCGGCACGATGGGCCACGAGATCCTCCAGTCGCTGTCCGACGGGGGCGTCGCCGCGTCTCGGGTACTGCTGGCGCATCTGGACCGCAACCCGGACCCGGACCTGCACGCGGACCTCGCCGCCCGCGGCGCCTGGCTGCTCTACGACACCGTCGGCCGGGTCAAGTACCGGCCCGAGTCCGCCCTGCTCGACCTCATCGAGCGCGTCGTGTCGGCGGGACACGGCGACCGGGTGCTGCTCGGCACCGACGTCGGCCGCCGGAGCATGCTCCGCGCCTACGGCGGCGGCCCGGGCATGGCCGTGCTCGGCGAGACCTTCGCCCCGCGCCTCGCCGCCCGCCTGGGCCAGGCGTTGGTCGACCAGATCCTGGTCGCCAACCCCGCCGCCGCGCTCACCCCCACCCGCGGTTGA
- a CDS encoding ATP-binding cassette domain-containing protein produces the protein MRLDGVWLRYRRGEPWVLRGVDASVAPGEAVAVVGRNGVGKSTLLKLAAGLLRPQRGAVRDRPARVGYVPERFPADQPFTARRYLLGMAAVHGLAPADAVRSVGEWAARLHLDGLLDSPLAELSKGSAQKVGLIQGLVHRPDLLILDEPWEGLDAATRAEIPAIVRDTLDRGGRVLISDHLGGVASLPEVRTWELADGTLAAPALAPVECVIEVAVAGSDVDAAVASLRAAGHRVLGVRTPS, from the coding sequence GTGCGACTGGACGGGGTGTGGCTCCGGTACCGCCGGGGTGAGCCGTGGGTGCTGCGGGGCGTCGATGCCTCGGTGGCGCCGGGCGAGGCGGTCGCGGTGGTCGGCCGCAACGGGGTGGGCAAGTCGACGCTGCTGAAGCTCGCCGCCGGGCTGCTGCGCCCGCAGCGGGGCGCGGTCCGCGACCGGCCGGCCCGCGTGGGGTACGTGCCGGAGCGGTTCCCCGCCGACCAGCCGTTCACCGCCCGCCGGTACCTGCTGGGGATGGCCGCCGTCCACGGCCTCGCGCCGGCCGACGCGGTCCGGTCGGTGGGTGAGTGGGCCGCCAGGCTGCATCTTGACGGGTTGCTGGACAGCCCGCTCGCCGAGCTGTCCAAGGGGTCGGCGCAGAAGGTCGGCCTGATCCAGGGCCTGGTGCACCGCCCCGACCTGCTGATCCTCGATGAGCCGTGGGAGGGCCTGGACGCGGCCACCCGCGCCGAGATCCCGGCGATCGTGAGGGACACCCTCGACCGCGGCGGCCGGGTGCTGATCAGCGACCACCTGGGCGGCGTGGCGTCGCTGCCCGAGGTGCGCACGTGGGAGCTGGCCGACGGCACGCTCGCCGCGCCCGCGCTGGCGCCCGTCGAGTGCGTGATCGAGGTGGCGGTCGCCGGCTCCGACGTGGACGCCGCCGTGGCGAGCCTGCGCGCGGCGGGGCACCGGGTCCTGGGGGTGCGCACACCGTCATGA
- a CDS encoding GntR family transcriptional regulator, whose amino-acid sequence MRPATPAYLLIEQELRRIISKAEPGDPLPSDSELCDRFGVSRMTARQAVQRLAAEGLLYRVSGRGTFVAQHPVHRRINTLLSFTEEMARRGLTARSQVIDSGVRPARHDESQALQLGTGGSVAALRRVRLADGVPMAVEHVRLPAVCASVLRGDLTNASLFVALEGLGRVPTRALGTITAAAADPTEAKLLDVAVGAPLLVELRTILDQHDKPVEYTESRYVGERYRFDIELLRAQP is encoded by the coding sequence ATGAGACCCGCCACGCCCGCGTACCTGCTCATCGAGCAGGAACTGCGCCGGATCATCAGCAAGGCCGAGCCCGGCGACCCGCTGCCCTCGGACTCCGAGCTGTGCGACCGCTTCGGGGTCAGCCGGATGACCGCGCGCCAGGCCGTGCAGCGCCTGGCCGCTGAGGGGCTGCTCTACCGCGTCTCCGGCCGGGGCACGTTCGTCGCGCAGCACCCGGTGCACCGGCGGATCAACACGCTGCTGTCGTTCACCGAGGAGATGGCGCGGCGCGGCCTCACCGCACGCTCGCAGGTCATCGACTCCGGCGTCCGCCCCGCGCGGCACGACGAGAGCCAGGCTCTGCAGCTCGGCACGGGCGGCTCGGTCGCCGCGCTGCGCCGGGTGCGCCTGGCCGACGGCGTGCCGATGGCGGTCGAGCACGTGCGGCTGCCCGCGGTCTGCGCCAGCGTGCTGCGCGGCGACCTCACCAACGCCTCGCTCTTCGTCGCCCTGGAGGGGCTCGGCCGGGTGCCGACCCGCGCGCTGGGCACGATCACCGCGGCCGCCGCCGACCCGACCGAGGCCAAGCTGCTCGACGTCGCGGTCGGCGCGCCGCTGCTGGTCGAGCTCCGCACGATCCTCGACCAGCACGACAAGCCGGTCGAGTACACCGAGTCGCGCTACGTCGGCGAGCGCTACCGCTTCGACATCGAGCTGCTCCGCGCGCAGCCCTGA
- a CDS encoding NADP-dependent oxidoreductase produces the protein MRAAIFSEYGGPEVLRVSEVDTPRAGAGQVRVRVRAAGVQPYDLAVRAGWTPPGWTRPLPRIPGNEFAGVVDEVGAGVTGVSAGAEVLGFGQLQAYAEYLVVPADHVTAKPEAMPWEVAGGFTAGAQTASLALEALSVGSGDVLVVHGAAGAVGTMAVQLAARSGARVVGTAAPDNHDYLRELGATPVAYGEGLVERLRPFGVTVALDGAGGAALDASLALVADRGRILTLVDHARAAELGVRVVEGVRSAGRLAALADLYAKGELRFHVRHTYPLERAADAHRALESGHGRGKIVLLVD, from the coding sequence ATGAGGGCGGCCATATTCAGCGAGTACGGGGGACCCGAGGTGCTGCGGGTGTCCGAGGTGGACACTCCGCGGGCGGGTGCCGGTCAGGTGCGGGTGCGGGTGCGTGCGGCCGGCGTGCAGCCGTACGACCTGGCGGTGCGCGCCGGGTGGACACCGCCCGGCTGGACGCGGCCGCTGCCGCGCATCCCGGGCAACGAGTTCGCCGGGGTGGTCGACGAGGTCGGGGCGGGCGTCACGGGGGTGTCCGCCGGTGCCGAGGTGCTCGGGTTCGGGCAGCTGCAGGCGTATGCGGAGTACCTCGTCGTGCCGGCCGACCACGTGACGGCGAAGCCGGAGGCGATGCCGTGGGAGGTGGCCGGCGGCTTCACGGCGGGTGCGCAGACGGCGTCGCTCGCCCTGGAGGCACTGAGTGTCGGCTCGGGTGACGTGCTCGTCGTACACGGGGCGGCCGGCGCGGTCGGCACGATGGCGGTGCAGCTCGCGGCGCGGTCCGGCGCGCGGGTGGTGGGAACGGCGGCGCCGGACAACCACGACTACCTGCGGGAGCTGGGGGCCACCCCGGTCGCGTACGGGGAGGGGCTTGTCGAGCGGCTGCGACCGTTCGGCGTGACGGTGGCGCTGGACGGTGCGGGCGGTGCGGCGCTGGACGCGTCGCTCGCGCTGGTCGCCGACCGGGGCCGGATCCTCACGCTGGTCGACCACGCCCGCGCCGCGGAGCTGGGGGTGCGGGTGGTGGAGGGGGTGCGCTCGGCGGGGCGGCTGGCCGCGCTGGCCGACCTGTACGCCAAGGGTGAGCTGCGCTTCCACGTCCGGCATACGTATCCACTCGAACGGGCGGCCGACGCGCACCGCGCGCTGGAGTCCGGTCACGGCCGCGGCAAGATCGTGCTGCTGGTGGACTGA
- a CDS encoding RidA family protein yields the protein MRAISTDQAAPPGGPFSQAVIAGDFVYLAGAVPRLPDGSWVRGAFAEQARAAFTNLARAAQAAGTDLDRAVRVGVYLREWNDFAEMNEIFAEYFAGPVPPVRTTLPVALTGFDIEADAVLYTGS from the coding sequence ATGCGCGCGATCTCGACCGACCAGGCGGCGCCGCCCGGCGGCCCGTTCTCCCAGGCGGTCATTGCCGGAGATTTCGTGTACCTGGCCGGCGCCGTCCCGCGGCTCCCGGACGGATCGTGGGTGCGCGGGGCGTTCGCGGAGCAGGCGCGCGCCGCGTTCACCAACCTCGCGCGGGCGGCGCAGGCCGCCGGCACCGATCTCGACCGCGCCGTGCGGGTGGGCGTCTACCTGCGCGAGTGGAACGACTTCGCCGAGATGAACGAGATCTTCGCCGAGTACTTCGCCGGCCCGGTGCCGCCGGTCCGCACCACGCTGCCGGTGGCCCTGACCGGCTTCGACATCGAGGCGGACGCAGTCCTCTACACCGGCTCCTGA
- a CDS encoding universal stress protein, whose protein sequence is MPESAPPIVVGFDASDGAHAALRWAMDEGARSGRPVSLVFAFDWPVNTGVAGLAPAFWPDYGAQEEADEVVVATVAEARQAHPGVPLTGTVVPGAATAVLVERSRQSHLVVLGGRGAGGFAGQLIGSTSISVSTHAHCPVVVVRGREPAANAPIVAGVDGSDYALMALEFAFAAAAGRGTGLRVVRAAERSGTRGDEDRAATAELVARWRDKYPQVATSVHIDSRPPAEALVDASGGAQLVVVGSRGRGGFRGMLLGSVSQQLLYHADCPVAVVRELPAR, encoded by the coding sequence ATGCCTGAGTCCGCACCACCGATCGTCGTCGGCTTCGACGCGTCCGACGGCGCCCACGCGGCGCTGCGGTGGGCGATGGACGAGGGCGCCCGCAGCGGGCGGCCGGTCTCTTTGGTGTTCGCGTTCGACTGGCCGGTGAACACCGGCGTGGCGGGCCTGGCCCCCGCCTTCTGGCCGGACTACGGCGCCCAGGAGGAGGCGGACGAGGTCGTCGTCGCCACGGTCGCGGAGGCGCGCCAGGCTCACCCGGGGGTGCCGCTGACCGGCACGGTCGTGCCCGGCGCGGCCACCGCCGTCCTGGTGGAACGCTCGCGGCAGTCCCACCTGGTGGTGCTCGGCGGGCGCGGCGCGGGCGGGTTCGCCGGCCAGCTGATCGGCTCGACGAGCATCAGCGTCTCCACCCACGCGCACTGCCCCGTCGTCGTGGTGCGCGGCCGCGAACCGGCCGCCAACGCCCCGATCGTCGCCGGCGTCGACGGCTCGGACTACGCGCTGATGGCGCTGGAGTTCGCGTTCGCGGCGGCGGCCGGACGTGGCACGGGCCTGCGCGTGGTCCGCGCCGCCGAACGCTCCGGCACGCGCGGCGACGAGGACCGGGCCGCGACCGCGGAGCTGGTGGCACGCTGGCGCGACAAGTACCCGCAGGTCGCCACCAGCGTCCACATCGACTCCCGCCCGCCGGCCGAGGCGCTGGTGGATGCCAGTGGCGGCGCGCAGCTCGTGGTGGTCGGCTCCCGCGGCCGGGGCGGCTTCCGCGGCATGCTGCTGGGCTCGGTCAGCCAGCAGCTGCTCTACCACGCCGACTGCCCGGTCGCCGTCGTCCGCGAGCTGCCCGCCCGCTGA
- a CDS encoding alanine racemase, which yields MLLDKGFWGSDSPVGQSLFGGSFGWPLLVARAAAVDRNIATIAAYAERHGLLLAPHGKTTMSPTLFAAQLAAGAWGITVATAQQARVCREFGVPRVLVANQILDPAALAWVAAETDAGLDLYFQVDSPEGVAAAAATTGVRPLPVLVEIGYPGGRTGCRTASSALAVAHAVAASPRLTLAGVTGYEGGLPDTAAVAAFLDQLRAAAAELSELLPPSVVVSAGGSAWFDVVAARLPGDWLPGHQVVPVLRSGAYITHDDGYYREHTPFNRVRGEGMLDAALEVWAQVISTPEPGVAIAGMGKRDAPFDEGLPVPRAVRRPSGEVVPADGLHVTRLMDQHAFLSVDGTGVAPGDLVRFGISHPCTAFDKWRAIPLADDTDLVVDVLRTYF from the coding sequence GTGCTACTCGACAAGGGATTCTGGGGATCCGACAGTCCGGTGGGACAGAGCCTGTTCGGGGGTAGCTTCGGGTGGCCCCTGCTCGTGGCCAGGGCCGCCGCGGTCGACCGCAACATCGCCACCATCGCGGCGTACGCGGAGCGTCACGGCCTGCTCCTCGCCCCGCACGGCAAGACCACCATGTCGCCCACGCTCTTCGCCGCGCAGCTCGCGGCCGGCGCGTGGGGCATCACGGTGGCGACCGCGCAGCAGGCCCGGGTGTGCCGCGAGTTCGGGGTGCCGCGCGTGCTCGTGGCCAACCAGATCCTCGACCCGGCCGCGCTCGCCTGGGTCGCGGCCGAGACCGACGCCGGCCTCGACCTCTACTTCCAGGTCGATTCACCCGAAGGGGTGGCGGCCGCCGCGGCCACGACCGGCGTCCGCCCGCTGCCGGTCCTCGTCGAGATCGGGTACCCCGGGGGCCGCACCGGCTGCCGCACCGCGTCCTCGGCCCTCGCCGTGGCCCACGCGGTGGCCGCCTCGCCGCGGCTCACGCTGGCCGGCGTCACCGGCTACGAGGGCGGCCTGCCGGACACGGCGGCGGTGGCCGCGTTTCTCGACCAGCTCCGCGCCGCCGCGGCCGAGCTGTCCGAGCTGCTGCCGCCGTCGGTCGTCGTGTCCGCGGGCGGCAGCGCCTGGTTCGACGTGGTGGCCGCCCGACTGCCCGGCGACTGGCTGCCCGGCCACCAGGTGGTCCCGGTGCTGCGCAGCGGCGCGTACATCACCCACGACGACGGCTACTACCGCGAGCACACGCCGTTCAACCGGGTGCGTGGCGAGGGCATGCTGGACGCGGCCCTGGAGGTGTGGGCCCAGGTCATCTCGACGCCCGAGCCGGGCGTGGCGATCGCCGGCATGGGCAAGCGGGACGCGCCGTTCGACGAGGGGCTGCCGGTGCCGCGGGCGGTCCGCCGGCCGTCGGGCGAGGTGGTGCCCGCGGACGGCCTGCACGTGACCCGCCTGATGGACCAGCACGCGTTCCTCAGCGTCGACGGCACCGGTGTCGCCCCCGGCGACCTGGTGCGCTTCGGCATCTCCCACCCGTGCACGGCGTTCGACAAGTGGCGCGCGATCCCCCTCGCCGACGACACGGACCTGGTCGTGGACGTGCTGCGTACGTACTTCTGA
- a CDS encoding amidohydrolase/deacetylase family metallohydrolase has protein sequence MTIHDLLLAGGRVIDVGGGHVGRYDVAVRGGRISAVASALPPHDAREVVDVTGCLVAPGLVDLHTHVHPGATYWGIHPDPVAWHSGVTTWVDAGSAGAWGIDALRAAADAYRVRVRALLNVSALGLTGRTGESTDLEHVDVDAALDAVARHPDLVVGVKVRIDRETVGANGLRPLERALQVAGAAGLPVMVHVAAGPPGPADVLPLLRPGDILTHCASGVAATGAGPVVRAAYERGVLLDIGHGAGGFAFDVLEQQLAAGLAPHTVSTDLHVRCRYGPVFDLPTTMAKLRAAGMALEDVVAAATVTPAAALRLPGGVGTLAVGAPADVAVFAVESGPYPVVDAHGQVRQAPERLRNLATYRAGRPLPPALPEPPPPWVPLTESQRAALERRDKALRDLLGQPLVGPEGLSEQFSRTRKG, from the coding sequence GTGACCATCCACGACCTGCTGCTGGCTGGCGGACGCGTGATCGACGTGGGCGGCGGGCACGTCGGCCGCTACGACGTGGCGGTCCGGGGCGGTCGGATCTCCGCGGTCGCGTCCGCGCTGCCGCCGCACGACGCGCGCGAGGTCGTCGACGTGACCGGCTGCCTGGTCGCGCCCGGGCTGGTCGACCTGCACACGCACGTGCATCCGGGCGCCACCTACTGGGGCATCCACCCCGATCCGGTGGCCTGGCACTCCGGCGTGACGACGTGGGTCGACGCGGGCTCCGCGGGGGCGTGGGGGATCGACGCGCTGCGGGCCGCGGCCGACGCTTATCGGGTACGGGTCCGCGCGCTCCTCAACGTCTCCGCGCTCGGCCTGACCGGCCGCACCGGCGAGTCCACCGACCTGGAGCACGTCGACGTCGACGCGGCGCTGGACGCGGTCGCCCGCCACCCCGACCTCGTCGTGGGCGTCAAGGTGCGGATCGACCGCGAGACGGTGGGCGCCAACGGGCTGCGCCCCCTCGAACGCGCCCTCCAGGTGGCGGGCGCGGCCGGCCTGCCGGTGATGGTGCACGTCGCGGCCGGCCCGCCCGGCCCCGCCGACGTGCTTCCCCTCCTGCGCCCCGGCGACATCCTCACCCACTGCGCCAGCGGCGTGGCCGCGACCGGTGCGGGGCCGGTGGTGCGCGCCGCGTACGAGCGGGGCGTGCTGCTGGACATCGGGCACGGCGCGGGCGGCTTCGCGTTCGACGTGCTGGAGCAGCAGCTCGCGGCCGGGCTCGCGCCGCACACCGTCTCCACGGACCTGCACGTGCGGTGCCGGTACGGGCCGGTGTTCGACCTGCCCACCACGATGGCGAAGCTGCGCGCCGCGGGCATGGCGCTGGAAGACGTCGTGGCCGCCGCCACCGTGACGCCGGCGGCGGCGCTGCGCCTGCCCGGCGGGGTCGGCACGCTCGCCGTGGGAGCGCCGGCGGATGTGGCGGTGTTCGCGGTGGAGAGTGGGCCGTATCCGGTCGTCGACGCGCACGGGCAGGTGCGCCAGGCGCCGGAGCGGCTGCGGAACCTCGCCACCTACCGCGCCGGGCGTCCCCTCCCGCCGGCGCTGCCGGAGCCGCCGCCACCGTGGGTACCGCTGACCGAGTCGCAGCGGGCGGCGCTGGAGCGGCGCGACAAGGCGCTGCGGGACCTCCTCGGCCAGCCTCTCGTCGGGCCGGAAGGGCTCAGCGAGCAGTTCTCCCGAACCAGGAAAGGATGA
- a CDS encoding glycoside hydrolase family 30 protein: MLRLPTVVAVILTATTVTTTPAHAASPPGIDLRRAQTHQHIDGFGYSIAFQRTSLVHNLSEAKREEALDLLLGRDNGAAPSILRLGIGSSATTVYDKMLSIQPTDPGGPSAPPNYSWDGWDGGQVWYAKEARERGVHRFYADAWSAPGYMKDNGTDTSGGSLCGLQGVTCASGDWREAYARYLVQYATFYRQEGIRLDEIGFTNEPDYTASYASMRFTPAQAVEFVKVLGPIARRAGLGVACCDSFGWQHADPYARAIEADAQARRLVDVVTGHGYASPADRPLSTRKPTWMSEWAPSSVADGWNEAWDSGKGTDGIALAQRIHDTLALADSSAFLFWLGSSRGGTAALLQIDDANDQYRVSSRLYAFAAYSRFIRPGAVRIGAETTAEGLKVSAYRNANGTEVVQILNTGTTAVATTIDMRRPNVYLTDATHRLEKVPGIVTRHGQRSAIALPPRSLTTLVRA, translated from the coding sequence GTGCTACGGCTACCCACCGTCGTCGCCGTGATCCTCACCGCGACCACCGTCACGACCACGCCCGCCCACGCCGCCTCCCCGCCCGGCATCGACCTTCGCCGGGCGCAGACCCACCAGCACATCGACGGCTTCGGCTACTCGATCGCCTTCCAGCGCACCTCCCTGGTGCACAACCTGTCGGAGGCCAAGCGGGAGGAGGCCCTCGACCTGCTCCTCGGCCGGGACAACGGCGCCGCCCCGAGCATCCTGCGCCTCGGCATCGGCTCGTCGGCGACCACCGTGTACGACAAGATGCTCTCCATCCAGCCCACCGACCCCGGCGGGCCGTCGGCGCCGCCGAACTACTCCTGGGACGGCTGGGACGGCGGCCAGGTGTGGTACGCGAAGGAGGCCCGCGAGCGCGGCGTCCACCGCTTCTACGCGGACGCGTGGAGCGCGCCCGGGTACATGAAGGACAACGGCACGGACACCAGCGGCGGCTCGCTGTGCGGGCTGCAGGGCGTCACCTGTGCCAGCGGCGACTGGCGCGAGGCGTACGCCCGCTACCTCGTGCAGTACGCCACCTTCTACCGGCAGGAAGGCATCCGGCTCGACGAGATCGGCTTCACCAACGAGCCGGACTACACCGCCTCGTACGCCTCGATGCGCTTCACACCCGCGCAGGCGGTCGAGTTCGTGAAGGTGCTCGGCCCGATCGCGCGGCGGGCCGGTCTCGGCGTGGCCTGCTGCGACTCGTTCGGCTGGCAGCACGCCGACCCGTACGCGCGGGCGATCGAGGCGGACGCGCAGGCGCGGCGGCTGGTGGACGTCGTGACCGGCCACGGGTACGCGAGCCCGGCCGACCGTCCACTGTCGACGCGCAAGCCCACGTGGATGTCGGAGTGGGCGCCGTCCAGCGTCGCGGACGGCTGGAACGAGGCGTGGGACAGCGGCAAGGGCACCGACGGCATCGCGCTGGCCCAGCGGATCCACGACACGCTCGCGCTCGCCGACAGCAGCGCGTTCCTGTTCTGGCTCGGCTCCTCGCGCGGCGGCACGGCGGCGCTGCTGCAGATCGACGACGCCAACGACCAGTACCGGGTGTCATCGCGCCTGTACGCGTTCGCCGCGTACAGCCGGTTCATCCGGCCGGGAGCCGTCCGGATCGGCGCGGAGACCACCGCGGAAGGGCTGAAGGTGTCCGCTTACCGCAACGCCAACGGCACCGAGGTCGTGCAGATCCTCAACACCGGCACCACCGCGGTCGCGACGACGATCGACATGCGGCGGCCGAACGTGTACCTGACCGACGCCACCCACCGCCTGGAGAAGGTGCCCGGCATCGTCACCAGGCACGGGCAGCGCTCGGCGATCGCGCTGCCGCCGCGCTCGCTGACCACCCTGGTACGCGCCTGA
- a CDS encoding GNAT family N-acetyltransferase, with product MAGRLTTERLTLRPWEVDDAEAALGVYGDGGVARWLSPAMDTVSDLGAMRLILQQWIAEDQRLFTPAGRWAIERLEDKQVIGGAVLLPLPPGGEDLEMGWQLRPDAWGEGYAAEAGRRLAQWAFEEGQDEIFAVARPANDRAGATARRIGMQWVGETEKYYGLRLQVFRLRPGDVD from the coding sequence GTGGCTGGACGTCTGACAACCGAGCGACTGACCCTGCGCCCCTGGGAGGTCGACGACGCCGAGGCAGCACTCGGCGTCTACGGCGACGGTGGCGTGGCGCGCTGGCTCAGTCCGGCCATGGACACGGTCTCCGACCTGGGCGCGATGCGGCTGATCCTGCAGCAGTGGATCGCCGAGGACCAGCGGCTGTTCACCCCGGCCGGCCGGTGGGCCATCGAGCGGCTGGAGGACAAGCAGGTCATCGGTGGCGCCGTGCTGCTCCCGCTCCCGCCCGGCGGGGAGGACCTGGAGATGGGCTGGCAGCTGCGGCCCGACGCCTGGGGTGAGGGATACGCGGCGGAGGCCGGTCGCCGGCTCGCCCAGTGGGCGTTCGAGGAGGGGCAGGACGAGATCTTCGCGGTCGCCCGGCCGGCCAACGACCGGGCCGGCGCCACCGCCCGCCGCATCGGTATGCAGTGGGTCGGCGAGACCGAGAAGTACTACGGGCTGCGCCTGCAGGTCTTCCGGCTGCGCCCCGGCGACGTCGACTGA
- a CDS encoding spore germination protein GerW family protein — MTDTAARTLELLDKIRGGMTAGTVVSEPITQDGLTVVPVVRVLGGGGGGGGTGAGTDGGEGDGTGAGFGVSSRPVGAFVIKDGTVRWRPAVDVNRIILGGQVVAVVALLTIRAIVKARHKR, encoded by the coding sequence ATGACGGACACGGCAGCGCGGACGCTGGAGCTGCTCGACAAGATTCGCGGCGGCATGACCGCCGGCACCGTGGTGTCGGAGCCGATCACGCAGGACGGCCTGACCGTCGTGCCGGTCGTGCGCGTGCTCGGCGGGGGTGGCGGCGGTGGTGGGACCGGCGCCGGTACCGACGGCGGCGAGGGTGACGGGACCGGCGCCGGCTTCGGTGTGTCGTCGCGGCCGGTGGGGGCGTTCGTCATCAAGGACGGCACGGTCCGCTGGCGCCCGGCGGTCGACGTCAACCGCATCATCCTGGGCGGGCAGGTCGTCGCCGTCGTGGCGCTGCTGACCATCCGCGCGATCGTCAAGGCCCGGCACAAGCGCTGA